One stretch of Chloroflexota bacterium DNA includes these proteins:
- a CDS encoding ABC transporter ATP-binding protein: protein MSNWMIELVDVTKRYGNIVANDHVTLRIRRGELMTLLGPSGCGKTTALRCITGQNIPDEGRVFIDGKDVTDVPTHRRELGMVFQNFALFPHMTVFENVEFPLMIRGMNKAERAAMVKDALKLVRLEGYEKHYPRQLSGGQQQRVGLARALVYRPKVLLLDEPLSNLDAKLREEMRFEIKDLQKRLGITAVYVTHDQEEALALSDRVAVMNKGCVQQVGTPAEIYDHPATKFVADFIGLSDFIPAKVVAVESERVVLDVQGEHIAVPPVESVHVGLDVLLFIRPNDVRLRIAEGDKGPNEVAGLIAKSTYLGDKFDYRVDVRGVEIRVQTHGAERFENGQAVYVHLPYERCRIILESLICAVR from the coding sequence ATGTCCAACTGGATGATTGAGTTGGTGGATGTAACCAAACGCTATGGCAACATCGTCGCCAATGACCATGTAACCCTTCGCATCCGGCGGGGCGAATTGATGACGCTGCTCGGCCCCAGCGGATGCGGCAAGACGACCGCCCTCCGCTGCATCACCGGCCAGAACATTCCCGACGAGGGCCGCGTGTTCATTGACGGCAAGGACGTTACGGACGTGCCAACCCACCGTCGGGAACTCGGCATGGTGTTCCAGAACTTCGCGCTATTCCCGCACATGACGGTGTTTGAGAACGTGGAATTCCCCCTCATGATTCGGGGCATGAACAAGGCCGAGCGCGCGGCCATGGTGAAAGACGCACTCAAACTGGTGCGGCTGGAAGGATACGAGAAGCATTACCCCCGGCAACTCTCCGGCGGCCAGCAGCAGCGGGTGGGCCTGGCGCGGGCGTTGGTGTACCGCCCCAAAGTCCTGCTCCTGGACGAGCCGCTCTCCAACCTGGACGCCAAACTGCGCGAAGAGATGCGGTTTGAGATCAAAGACCTGCAGAAGCGCCTGGGGATTACCGCGGTGTACGTTACCCACGACCAGGAAGAGGCCCTGGCGCTGTCGGATCGGGTGGCTGTGATGAACAAGGGGTGCGTGCAACAGGTGGGCACGCCGGCGGAAATCTACGACCACCCCGCCACCAAGTTCGTGGCCGACTTCATCGGCCTCTCCGACTTCATCCCCGCGAAGGTCGTCGCGGTGGAGAGCGAGCGCGTCGTGCTGGACGTTCAGGGCGAACACATCGCCGTCCCGCCCGTGGAATCGGTGCACGTGGGGCTAGACGTGCTCCTGTTCATCCGCCCCAACGATGTCCGCCTGCGCATCGCCGAGGGCGACAAAGGCCCCAACGAGGTTGCCGGCCTCATCGCCAAGAGCACCTACCTGGGCGACAAGTTTGACTACCGCGTAGACGTCCGGGGCGTGGAAATCCGCGTGCAGACGCACGGCGCGGAGCGGTTTGAAAACGGCCAGGCCGTGTACGTGCACCTCCCCTACGAGCGATGCCGCATTATCCTGGAAAGCCTCATCTGCGCCGTGAGGTAG
- a CDS encoding ABC transporter permease, with translation MRILRQYLKALLNAKKLLAYTFLLCFFLWVTTPFLMILLKSVGRNWFGKLWFPPELTLDWYTWAITVTNIPEVLRNTLVIAGIAVGISTMIAIPTGWALGRRRIPGKEAIMSTILLPRMIPPIAYALGVAQIFYRLHLIDTHLGVAIAHVAICAPYAILVLSSTFEGLDERVLEAASVCGANNLRTFFHITLPLVMPGILSSIIFTFTTSYNEFTLTLMTYGPKTITLPVRTYLAVGEGYWEVTSALSMILIIPSLFVLFMIQRQVQPEKLVGGFKGV, from the coding sequence ATGAGAATCCTGCGCCAATACCTGAAAGCCTTGCTCAACGCCAAGAAACTGCTGGCCTATACGTTCTTACTGTGCTTCTTTCTCTGGGTTACCACGCCCTTCCTGATGATCCTGCTGAAATCCGTGGGGCGCAACTGGTTCGGCAAACTGTGGTTCCCGCCGGAGTTGACGCTGGACTGGTACACCTGGGCCATCACCGTAACCAACATCCCAGAGGTGCTGCGGAATACGCTGGTCATTGCAGGCATCGCCGTGGGCATCTCCACGATGATCGCTATCCCCACGGGCTGGGCGCTGGGCCGGCGGAGAATCCCGGGCAAAGAGGCCATTATGTCAACCATTCTCCTGCCCCGAATGATCCCGCCCATCGCCTATGCTCTGGGCGTGGCCCAGATTTTCTATCGCCTGCACCTGATCGACACCCACCTGGGCGTCGCCATCGCCCACGTGGCCATCTGCGCGCCCTATGCTATCCTGGTGCTCTCGTCCACGTTTGAGGGCTTGGACGAGCGCGTGCTGGAAGCGGCCAGCGTGTGCGGTGCCAACAACCTGCGCACGTTCTTCCATATCACGCTCCCGCTGGTCATGCCCGGCATCCTGTCGTCCATCATCTTCACCTTCACGACCTCGTACAACGAGTTCACGCTGACCCTGATGACCTACGGCCCGAAGACCATCACCCTGCCCGTGCGCACCTACCTGGCCGTCGGCGAGGGCTACTGGGAAGTAACCAGCGCCCTCTCCATGATCCTGATCATCCCCTCGCTCTTCGTGCTGTTCATGATTCAGCGCCAGGTGCAGCCGGAAAAACTGGTGGGCGGCTTCAAGGGCGTGTAA